The Cyprinus carpio isolate SPL01 chromosome B8, ASM1834038v1, whole genome shotgun sequence genome segment AAGGAAATCAGCAGATAATGTTTTGCACAAAATCTTTAAGTCGCATAATATTTCTGCTCTTTTTCTGCTGGTATATAGTGCTACGCGGCTCTTCTGTGATGTTTACAATCCACAAAGCAAAACCTACTGTAAGAGACTGCAGGTTCTCTGTCCAGAACACTCCAGAGACCCAAAGGTACTTTACCACATGCATCTGATACATAAACACCCAATCTGCATAGATATTAAGGACATTATTCATAACTGTGAATGCATGCAGGTCCCTGCGGATGAGGTCTGCGGGTGTCCATTGGTTCGTGATGTATTTGAACCCACTGGAGAATACTGCAGGGTGTCCAAACGCAAGTGTAACAAACACTACTGCTGGGAGAAACTCCGCAGGGCCGAAGTGGACCTGGAACGAGTCCGAGTGGTCAGTGCATGTGCTAAggaattatttattaaaagaaaataaattatttatttgggtcaacaacaaaaaaaaagttgtgtaatTATAAACTCAAAGCCACTTCAAGACAAGATTGCATCATCCTTCATCAGTCTTACagttaatctttaatttattcaCTCATTCCCATTATCTCTTCTCTTCCCCTAGTGGTACAAGTTGGATGAATTGTTTGAGCAGGAGCGCAACGTAAGAACAGCCATGACAAATCGTGCAGGTCTCATGGCCCTCATGCTGCACCAGACAATCCAACACGACCCAATTACCACAGACCTGAGAACTAACAAGGACAGATAAGGTCACTGTCATTCCCTTTTATCGTCTTTTCATCTTTTATCCATGATGTTCAACCATGAAGCAACTCTCCTGGCAGTCTTCGATGAGGTTTTGTCTTTGATCTTAGAGAGAAAACGAACCATTGCTGCTGAAGTCGCCTCACGTTTGTGAAGAGTCAGTGTCTTAGTCGTTGtttgttaaaattgtatttcatGTACGACACTCGTTATGTTTCTGTATTGTACATGCATTCATGTAACCCTTGGCTTCACTCTCTGAATGGTGCTGTAACAACACTAAATTGTTGtgcttgcattttttttagatttttaaataatcttgtaACCATGAATTGAGCATTAAAAAGGTAAACtggaaaaagctttaaaaaaccTTCTTGCTGGTGAAATGTGTTATTTGTCTTAAGATGGCATTTCTTGTGCTTCTACACAAAGGAATCTTTATTAAGGGTTTGTTGGAGTTTCTATAATCCAAATTTGGCCAGATTATTAAGTCTGACCAAATTTTAGATTGATACATTtaacagttcatttatttttctgagagtgacatgatttattaaaaacggtctcattttgaaatattaaatgttatttttttttttatttagtattatttaattataactgGTCCATGTGAAATGTCAAAATGTCCTGCTTTTGCTCTGATCTCTGATTCTGAGGTAAGACATTTCACGGTGAGTTTATTAGGTTCATAAATGAAGAATTAGTTTAGCGATTACCaactataaaatcaaaaaatcactATTAGAGAATAAATGATAAAGTGCCACTTTCTCTAGAACTGcgaaatgtttaataatattaaatataactcaCTTAATAGAGGCCTATTTGTGGGAAAACGCAAAGGCCCTTCAGTTTTAATGTGGTAAAGATATACGTTTACCTGACCCTGATAATTTTTGGCGTTTTAATTTTAGAAGTTAAATGTTAAATcacaagtaattattttaaataaatagttttcttGTTGTTTTCTAAGTACACGCAAATGCATTTTGTACAGCACGTTATTTTAAAGCGCCAAATATTAAAGTATTTCCGAAAACTAAACTCAAATATGCTCAGAACAAAAtctagtgttatttatttttgataaaggGCGATGGTACGTCATATCGAGAAAACGTAAATCATCGGAGCGATGCGCGAGTCGGcgatttttttcatattaacgTCACATTATTTATATTCGCACACGCTTATCAGAAAGACCAACCAACAGACTCCGAGTACCTGCAGTTACGTATTTCTAGCtttattgttttacattaaagGAGTATTACTGCAAGGACTCTGAACgctacatttttaattgttcgaAACCATTTAAGATCGGCTTCCCTACGATGCTTGTGTccgcgcatgcgcagtaacgtaGCTCTCCGAAAGTATCGCTGATCGGAGAGAACGGCTCGATCGACTGCGCGAGACGCGATGAGGTAAGAATGTCTAAACACTGCAGGTCTTCGgtgctctgtttgtttttgtgcatggCAAAAACGCGTGCTTATAGGACGCAGATAGCGTCATAATTTCGAGATATCGCTGCAGTAAACGAATCGAAAGATCGGCGTGGTTCCGTGCAGCAGAAAGCGTTCGGAAAGTCGTTTGCGAGGCTGCATCGCTGAAAGGGAGTGTGGAAGGGGAGGGTCAACAGTGAAGGGGGGGTGCTGCTTAAGCTCATCCAGCACAGCGAAATGGACGTTGTGGAGTCGTGCGAAATAAACTTATCGTGTCTTTAAAATCGGTCATAATTAATAAGGGACGTTGCCAGTGGAACACGCTTGCGAAACGCGCGAGCTTTGATAGTACCGTCGATAAATGTCACGTTCTACCGGACGTGTTTTTGATCGCGTGTCGGGACAGCCTTCCTCACTCCAGCGATCTGTAATGGAGGCTGGCGAAACTCGTGTCGATTTATTAcgatctgtttgttttgttcaccGTTCATTTTTACCACGTTGTCGCGAGACAGAAATGTTAAGAATTGCACAAACTATTTAATAACAttaagttttaagtttatttGAGTGCATAGCGCTATTTTAGTTCCGTTTTTCGGTACTAAGACCACGAGTCCAAACAAATCAACTTGCAATTAGTGTGTcgcctaattaaaaaaaaaaagtaacataaatcAAAGCTTCTGCGAAGTCGATTACATTGCAAACataaatgcttaataataataataacacatcatCAACTTTTAacacatctaaatattaaatataatgcacAATGCAGAATATATTTACTTCTTATGTCTATGAAACGTCACTGTTCTTGGGGCATACTAAAATGCTTATCGTAAAAGGTGGTTAAAACATAAACATCGACTATTTTTTCTCACAATGCACTTTTCATAAACACTGCCAGAGCAACACCGCAATATTCCCAAATGATCATAAACGCTGATCTGATGATGGCATATTCAAAATGCAAGCGAGAAAGTGTTTGCTTCTGTTGCATCCCATCAGAAGgaatttgtaattcatttttcaattttaaatttaattaatttttaggattcttttaaacatttaagtttttaagtatGTCCTCTTGAGTGTAATTAAGACAAGTTTATATTGATTTCAGAAtagattgattaaataaatgtgtttagtgTGGAACACGTTTGTGTTTGTATAGCAGCTAAGTCAAAcctatattttgcaataatatctGTAGAAATATGTACTGTTTGCAAGTGTTTACAGACATTAATTGTGACTACTTTGAATGAGCTTATCCATAAGAGTTCACAGTTTGATCATTACTAACGAAACATATgaaagtgacccatactcagaattcgtgctctgcatttaacccatccaaagtgcacacacacacacacacactgtgaacaaagggcacctcagtcgtggtattgccggcctgagacttgaacccacaaccttagggttaggagtcaaactctctaaccactaggccacgacttcccgacATATTTGGAGACTCTGCTCCACCACAGTTGcatattttctttagaaaattgTCATACATTTTATACTTAGTACCTAGAAAAGATGAGGAATTTAAAGTTGTGTTGATAATGAGTGACTGTATTTGTTGCCTTTTGGCTACGTGTGAGAGATGACTAGTTACTAATTTCtagtttagtatatttttttcttagtcgTTGGAAAAGCTGAAGAAACTAAAGTTGTCTTGACAATGAGCCGCAGCATTTGTTAATTTTGGTTATATTAGAGATGACTGAAAATTGCCAGTTCAGTGTATTTTCTTCTTAGTGGTTAAAAGCATGACGAAATTAAAATTAGGTTGATAACGAGCTGCTGTGTTTGTTACTTTTTGTGTAAACGAGAGATGACTGAAATTTGCTAGTTCAGCACTTGagattttaatgttaatgaacCGATTCTGTGAGTTGATTACTGACTTGCTTTGttgaaatcataattttttacaacATGCAAATCACCCTGTGACCCAGATTTGAGCTAAAACCCACAGCGGGATTTTATTATTGCTGAGATGTTGATTACATCTGTTTTGTTGGGTTTatattgttcttttaattgtcaAAGTGCTTAATACCTTGGTCAACCTTTCAGCAGTTTTCTTAAACTGAAGTTGTCTTAAACAATTGGTCtgctttgttttaattacataCAAGTAGGGTTTCAGGAAATGAAGTATTTTCCATTAAGCGCTGGCTGCTTGCTGATTTCTTTGCAATAGTAATTGCGCTGCATTGCAGATATCGAATGTTCTCAGCCCATTTGGTTCGACCTCCCTGCCGTCGCTGCTGGGCTCGCTGCAattctgtcaccatggcaaccgcTCGTTTCACCCCCGTTCTATAAATATTCTCCTTCACGCTAGTCTAACGTGTTTCTGCTAGCTTGAGTCTTTGCAGTAGCCTAATTTAATAGAGGGGTTTTATTTACATCGGTGACGTTGCATGGGCAAAGACTTTCTTAGAAGCTGttgctttaatgttttattaaaatagtgGTATGCAGATCGTGATGCAAGTACGTgaacatgtaaaaaattatatttctctcTGGCAAATTCTTAAATCATTAGTGACGATACATGTCACTTTGCAGTTCAGCTCAGTACAAAGTGTGTCGATAGAAATTCAGTGTGTCTttagaaatacattatttattatagtcAAAGTGCACACATCCAGCAGGCAAAATGCTCAGTTTGGGTTTTGCTCAACCACAAAATCAATGTCAAAGAGAAGAAGCAAAGTTGGCACATCACCGCtccaaaagtagaaaaatatttagCTATGTTCTCACCACACAGGTGATGTTTCGAGCCTCTGATGAAGAGCTTCTAGGCTCAAAACGTCACCTGTGGTgagaacataaatatttttcaacTTTTGGAGCGTTGATGTGCCAACTTTGCTTTTTCTGTTTAGAAATACATTAACCAGAAAAATGACCACAGACTCTGCtggaataataattttattgcatCTATAATTTGATGTTCAATTTAGTTCTTCCCTCTAATATCTACATTCTCCTTACAGGTATGATATAATAATTCATAACCACTAAAGACATGGTTGAAACACTGGAGTTTTGACATTTTATGCAACCCAAGCTCTTCGTAACGATGAAACTTCTACTTCCAACTTCTGTGGACAGCAAAgtcatttttcttatttaaaaatgtgagcCAGCGGTTCAACGTCCAGACTCTTCCTGGCATGACTCAAAACCACTGGTCTCACAAATCTGCTAGTAATACAGGAGAATCCAGAGAACGGGATCAGACATGACGGATGAGCTGAACAGGGCGTCAGCTGAACCGGAGACGATGCAACCGGAAGAGACTGTGCTGGTTGGAGCAGACGTTGTTACTGTGATTGAGGATAATGCAGTGGAGAACAGCGCACCTGGACAGGTGACGGTTGAGTTGCTACCTGACTGGCTGAAGCCAatggaggaggatgaagatgatggtGGTGAAGGTGTCAATAGAAAGACCAATAATGACGTGTATGTGCTTATACCTGATTTTTGCTTGCATTTAGTAGGATATATTATAGTGTGTGTTAAAAGTATAACAATATTATGTCACAATACAGTAGTGTGTAAAGGTCACacaattaatatgaataaataaaaaataaaaaaacattatttagtaaaatactatttaaaaaaaaatatttcatatataaataataaaattcctTTGTAAAGATTTGTACGGATAAGATTTTCTTGCTTCCATTTGAAGCTTCTCAAATCATGCTATAGAATATGATTATCAAGTTTTATTCATGTAACTTTCAGGAGTGCTTTCATTAATTCAAAACAAGACGATCCAAATATGAAGACATTCAGAAATACATTCCAttgttttgtttagctttttcaCTCAAAGTGTTACAATGAATATTTGcgattaaatgttttattaaaataaaaaagtgctaaATAGAAGCATATTTACAAGTGGTCTCACACTTTTGGAGTCTTTTatatgaacatttaaattaatttgataataACTGTCCTTAGGCTGATGACACACAGGGCAACTTTCTGAGCAATTTTTCcatgcaatttttttgtttgttgcctGGACACTTTCCCATTGACAATGTGtgacaaatttctatctggatacgcTAGATTGgttgtgggccctgtgtctcacctggttgcatGTTGACAGCAACATTGGCCAAAGTTGCACCTTGTAACATCAGCCTTAGACCTGTTTATTATGTTCAGTTGATAAACTGACTTTCGTACTCTTCATATCCTCACAGTCCTAAAGTAAAACGACGCAGAGGTCGGCCTCCGATTGCCAGAAATGCTAGACTGGGACTTACTCGTTTAGATTTCAAGAAAGGATTGCATGCAGATCACCCTAAAACTAAGGTTTGTGTAGCTATCTGTCTTGATTTGGGTTTTGTTTGCAGTATTAGAGAGAATATTATGTATGCACAATGGGTCAGAAGTTTggaatgaagattttttttaatgattcttaAAGAAgactctcatgctcaccaaggctgcatttatttgatcaaaaatacagataaaaacagcaatattgtgacatattctgtaattatttcctgagatgcaaagctgaaatttttctgcattactccagtcttgatgCTTCAGAATTCATTCTTATATGCTTTGATTTGCCGATTTGATGCTCAATtgttatatgtaaatgtaaattttataattaaggtttttgtttaaatgcattaattagtTGAGATTGCTAAGACTGCTATGTTTCTAAATAACCAGGAGTAAaatttccagaatttttttttttttttttttttttttttttttttttttacattaaatttaaccatacattactattactattacaatatttttaaaacattctctTCTTTTCTATGTGGTTGTTTGGCATATGTAGACTGTTCATACTCTACTGGACAGAACACGTTCAAGTCTCACATCAGGTACTGCCATTCCCGTCCCAGATCCAACCCGCATGCCTGAGGTTTTACCCCAGACACCCCAGAGCATCATTCACAGCCCGACGTCGACATCCCAAAGACCCCGACTCATCCCCATCTCACCTACAGGGGACAGCAGCCTCTCCAAGATCCCCGACACTGAGTTTCACAGCCCTCTGCGCCTCACGAGGGTATCGCCGCTCGGTATCGACAAATCTGTCACACAGAATTTCATTCACTCTCCGGCTGTAAAAGTGGGCAATGTTACCCAACAGATCATTTCCTCTACTGGAGTGGGGAACGATGGCACTGAGCCGCCCCTTCGACTCTGGCTTTGTCCCTCTCTGGAGCCCATTAGTCCTACAAAATCTCAGGATACATTTTCAGATCAGACTGTAAGTTTACCAAATTTTCCGGAGATTACACGTAATGGAACAGCGACCCTAAAGGAAAGTCTTCCTTTTCTCAGGTGAACAAATCTGACTCATTTTATACCACCTAGaaagtctgttttattcattcatccTTCATGCATCCAgtgcagggtttctgcaggtcttaaaaagttgCCTTACACAAATAAAggccttaaaaaggtctttaaaaaagTCTGCAAagcatgcattgcaaaaacattaatgGTTCATTCCATGTCAACTCTACCCCAgctaaaatttttgattttgctaatatttattctgaagaaagataaacatatACAGTGATGAAAGCccaaatattaaatgtcatggatgaacaTTTACtaagtaatccactattttgtaaaggggggtcaaaatggcaattctcacctgagattcagagccaaattacaggggggtaaaaatgacttaagaaagatggcagcattataatgttattttttacaaagagattggtaggtctattAGTAGAATCTGTTGaatttagcaatctttgttgcattatgtgccatTGGCGACCATTCAAAAAAGGGCAAagagcacttttcaagttttttcacCAAAGTTTGCAGGCCTGTAactcaaaaagtattaaagatatccTAATGCTCTTTTAGATATTGGGTCTTGACAAACTTCTcttttggcatcttcatttttaaggccctatatggCTCAGTTCCAGAGATAATGGAATTTCAAtatggctccaggagtaaattaataaattttgttttcCTATACacatatctaaacatccttaaatttAACATTGGGATGCAAATCGAAGaaattatgtcttgttttctgagaagcaaaattaacaaaacttgAATTTTTCTGAGCTCATTGGCaggtatttgttcttgttttaatcttAAACTCAGTTTTGATCAGACATTTACactggaaaacttttttttggtgcattaaaattatttccatatttaaGGCTATAGGTTCTAGGTAGGGAGGAGAGATATTCTGCAAGTGTTAATAAGcagttgtttttgtaaaatgaattaagtAATGAACAGtattggggaaagttacttttaaaagtaattacttattactaaataattacttaattgaaaaatgaactctaaatattttcttgtacatttaaaagtaatgctttacttaactagttacttaaaaaagtaatctgattacttgtAATGTGTAACCCCCAACACTGGCAGTGAATAGCTGGTTAAAGTAGTGCTTTCAAACTTTGAAGAGTTGTGAATACAACTAATTTTGTGCACCCTTGATATTTACTTTTAGAGAACTTATTGACATACTCCCTTCAGTGTATTCTTTAGATTTCCTTTACTTGGtctaaaaaggtcttaaattgaCCTTGGTAAAATCAAAGTTGTTTGTCTTTCTTCAGTAAATGTGAAAGCTGTGGCGGACCATTTTCTGCTCAGAAGATCGGAGACACATTGTGCTACAGATGCTGCAGGATTAAACGTACGGGAATTTGTAATGACGCTCTTCATTTCAACAAACAGCGGAGGATAAGTTtgatgtttgtgtgatttgtgttgTCTGATTTCTCTATTTCTCGTTTTTGCAGCAGAGAAGAAGCACTCTCCTCCAAATATTGTGTTTAGGAAGGTGTGTACCATTAAATAGTCATCGCAAGAGCCGTCAGGCCTGCTTTTCCTTCCTTTATGTCACTGATTCTCAAGACTGGGATAAAACAGGAAGTTCATGTGCCAAACATAATTTTGGATTCATCTGTTAAACAAGATCGGCGGATTTGATCTGTTTTCATTCTgctttctctgtttgtttgttttttcatctttgaACGTCaccaacagataaaaataatgtgttctttcATGTCtaaaatgtatcatatatatatatatatatatatatatatatatatatatatatatatacagtacaggtcaaaagtttggaaaacattactatttttaatgtttttgaaagaagtctcttctgctcatcaagcctgcatttatttgatcaaaaataaaaaaaaataaaaaaagtaaatattgtgaaatattattacaacttaaaataatagttttctatttgaatatacttaaaaaaataatttattcctgtgatgcaaagctgaattttcagcatcattactccagccttcagtgtcacatgtaacatccagtctatcacatgatcatttagaaatcattctaatattctgatttattatgagtgttggaaacagttctgctgtctaatatatttgatgaataaaatgttaaaaagaactgcatttattcaaaataaaaaaaagaattataataatatatattctaatatttaattttctttactatcactttttatcaatttaacacatccttgctgaataaaagtattgattttatttaaaaaaaaaaaaaaaaaaaatacagaccccaaattactgaccagtagtgtatattgttattacaaaatattaatattttaaaaaacatagcttctttttttttttttttttttttatatactttttattcatcgaagtatcctaaaaaagcatcacgttctgaaaaattattaagcagcagaactgttttccaactttgataatgaatcatcatattagaatgatttctaaaggatcatgtgataatgatcctaaaaattcagctttgcatcacagaaataaatgataatttaaagtataataaatttaaaaacaattattttaaattgtaataatatatcacaatattacatctttttttctgtatttttgctcaaataaatgcaggcttgatgagcagaagaaacttctttcaaaaacattaaaaatagtaatgtttccaaacttttgacctgtactgtgacTCTCGACTTTGATAGATAAATCAATTGAAAGTATATGACcgttttaaactgatttttaggTCCATCTGTTGGAGAAATGCAACATCGGACACCCTGTGTTGACAAAATTGTTTTGTCACACATGTATTAAATGCAGTACACATGTTCTGTTTTTGATATAGTAGTAATGTTTCTTTAAGTATcccaattttgtttgtttttaagtttagCATATGCATAcgttttatatatgcatatactaaatatgtctcatattttaataatttaaattatgtaatatttaaatatgttttatattttatattataataaaaaatatatatattttaaatatatttagcaaatttatatcatttttatgcatttcctATGTAAAGAGGATGCTTTTTCCCATGTCTCAAtgctatattattttttgttaatggaCATAgaaggtagattttttttttacttttattttttttttgtgcttgccAGAAAGTCATTCATGGCCTTTCTCATctgttctgtgttgttgttgGCGTTGtgaagtggaagtgaagcagtaTTGCTTTGTATAAGGCTTTGGCGATACTTTTGCGTTATTATATATGAGCTAAAACAACCTAGTTTCCTTTTTGTTCTGCTCTCAATATATGAGCCAAAACAGTTGTTTGCTCACCATAGGTAGCTAGTAACAAAGTCCAGATTATCTTTGAGTAGCATTCTTTACTCgttcttttattttcttgattATTATCTTCTAGTAACTTTATTTCTGATTCTGTtgaatgtaacattttctgtttatcatatttcctttgcatcattttttatgcttttgtatgtttgtatttattattattattattattattattattattattattttcagtggggCAGGATCAGTGGGAGGTTGGGAAAACAAAACATCCAAGAAAACAAATGCTggtaataataatcaataataaaataatacggacacattaataacatttttaggcTGACACATGAAACTGCAGCATACACAAAAGCACTGCCAAAGATCATCAAATAATCTGTCAGTAGCTGAACTTCTTCACACCATTAACATAATAACTCTGTCTCCTGCAGAAACAACATACCAAATACAAGAAAATGGTAAAAACGGTGAGTGTACATGCTTTATGTagctaaccccccccccccccccccccccccccaaatctaTTGCATACTTCAAGCCTTTACAGTGTAAATCAGTTTAGTGTATAACTATCCATTTATGAGACTGGGGCataaatgttgtgctgcttatagTGCACTTCACCACTTGTTGCAACATATTCAGGAAAAAAGTGCTTTGCTTAAAATACTGATCCAGGTTtttgttgtatgtgtttttttaggaTTTTGTCCCTGATggtgatgaagatgaggatgactGGGTGAGTGGTTCAGCATCACGATCTCTAACCTCTTGTAGATAATCTTCCACACGTGttcttctgtcatctgattgatactTCATATTGCTGATCTCATAAAACCActtaaaacctttgtttttaaggtCTGCTTGCATCTAACAATCgttaatgatggaaaaaaaacattttctctgtcTACTCTTGatttcaggctgcaaagaaaCGCAATCGCAGGATGTGCCGGCAGTGTGTTGCGTGTCTTCGGGAAGATGACTGTGGCAAATGCGACTTCTGCATGGACAAGCCCAAGTTTGGTGGCAGTAACAAGAAAAGGCAGAAATGTCGCTTGCGTCAGTGCAAGTTTCAGTCAAAGCTTCATGCTCACAGAGCAAATGTACGTATTTATGTGATTGACATCTAATGGCATCACTCAAGAGTAAGGTCATCACATGCCAAATACACATATGCAAGATGTTTCTTGTGTTCTCTTCTCATGCAGGGAATGCTAAATCCATCCCTTCCACGAAGAAGGAAAAATGTGAAGCCCAAGCTCAAGAGACGCGGGAGACCAAGAAAAAGGAAATTCAAAAGCGACCCCTGGGAGGATGATGACGAAGTGTCTGataaggatgatgatgatgatgaagaagactTGAGGCATTATAAGATGAATGGCAGGAAGGGAGGAAGGAGGAAATGGAATTACACTTTTAAGGAA includes the following:
- the LOC109094818 gene encoding uncharacterized protein LOC109094818 isoform X1 — its product is MTDELNRASAEPETMQPEETVLVGADVVTVIEDNAVENSAPGQVTVELLPDWLKPMEEDEDDGGEGVNRKTNNDVPKVKRRRGRPPIARNARLGLTRLDFKKGLHADHPKTKTVHTLLDRTRSSLTSGTAIPVPDPTRMPEVLPQTPQSIIHSPTSTSQRPRLIPISPTGDSSLSKIPDTEFHSPLRLTRVSPLGIDKSVTQNFIHSPAVKVGNVTQQIISSTGVGNDGTEPPLRLWLCPSLEPISPTKSQDTFSDQTVSLPNFPEITRNGTATLKESLPFLSKCESCGGPFSAQKIGDTLCYRCCRIKPEKKHSPPNIVFRKVGQDQWEVGKTKHPRKQMLKQHTKYKKMVKTDFVPDGDEDEDDWAAKKRNRRMCRQCVACLREDDCGKCDFCMDKPKFGGSNKKRQKCRLRQCKFQSKLHAHRANGMLNPSLPRRRKNVKPKLKRRGRPRKRKFKSDPWEDDDEVSDKDDDDDEEDLRHYKMNGRKGGRRKWNYTFKEDEEDAFVETVIDDDEPSITEEDPDILGSERSVMVSSEMYSNTSGLGAQGLYYNVPGVPAAPHMLGSVPLCNTSPLPMGEVISSLPMGDDVTQNGFLQIEMVRVGSPPSHYTEEAQNTEQHVSEFQLEPTPVITQIFSLAGGENDSDRDQGLMELFTSLGQTVLPAHWVGVMAKGPVLQLLQCSKLSTMADTVVQIEKGFFYQVSVQNQPLLLMHAVYSRHPTCLETVGDVVSLLLDLEEMGVCQGYQNFHMGPPWEPRMSVRAALCDLLIPKDEEQCPKCTQPVES
- the LOC109094818 gene encoding uncharacterized protein LOC109094818 isoform X2, yielding MTDELNRASAEPETMQPEETVLVGADVVTVIEDNAVENSAPGQVTVELLPDWLKPMEEDEDDGGEGVNRKTNNDVPKVKRRRGRPPIARNARLGLTRLDFKKGLHADHPKTKTVHTLLDRTRSSLTSGTAIPVPDPTRMPEVLPQTPQSIIHSPTSTSQRPRLIPISPTGDSSLSKIPDTEFHSPLRLTRVSPLGIDKSVTQNFIHSPAVKVGNVTQQIISSTGVGNDGTEPPLRLWLCPSLEPISPTKSQDTFSDQTVSLPNFPEITRNGTATLKESLPFLSKCESCGGPFSAQKIGDTLCYRCCRIKPEKKHSPPNIVFRKKQHTKYKKMVKTDFVPDGDEDEDDWAAKKRNRRMCRQCVACLREDDCGKCDFCMDKPKFGGSNKKRQKCRLRQCKFQSKLHAHRANGMLNPSLPRRRKNVKPKLKRRGRPRKRKFKSDPWEDDDEVSDKDDDDDEEDLRHYKMNGRKGGRRKWNYTFKEDEEDAFVETVIDDDEPSITEEDPDILGSERSVMVSSEMYSNTSGLGAQGLYYNVPGVPAAPHMLGSVPLCNTSPLPMGEVISSLPMGDDVTQNGFLQIEMVRVGSPPSHYTEEAQNTEQHVSEFQLEPTPVITQIFSLAGGENDSDRDQGLMELFTSLGQTVLPAHWVGVMAKGPVLQLLQCSKLSTMADTVVQIEKGFFYQVSVQNQPLLLMHAVYSRHPTCLETVGDVVSLLLDLEEMGVCQGYQNFHMGPPWEPRMSVRAALCDLLIPKDEEQCPKCTQPVES